The Vicinamibacterales bacterium genome contains the following window.
GACTGGCGTAGAATCCACCGATGGCGACGCCCGCCGCTTCCCACACGGCCGTGTGCCTGTCGCTGACGCGGGCGATCGGCAGGAGCCGCACGGTCGACGAGATCTACGACGCGACGCTCGATGCGCTCGCCGCGGGACTCGGCATCCGGCGCGCGTCCATTCTGCTGTTCGACGCCGACGGCGTGATGCGCTTCAAGGCGTACCGCGGAATCTCGGAGCGCTATCGCCGTGCGGTCGAGGGGCACACGCCCTGGCGGCCGGACACCCGCGATGCGGAGCCGATCGTCGTCCCCGACGTGACCAAGGACGCATCGCTGCGGTCCTACCTGCCGGTCTTCGCGGCGGAGCAGATCGCCGGTCTGGTGTTCATTCCACTCGTCAGCCTCGACGGTGTGATCGGCAAGTTCATGCTGTATCTCGATCGGCCCGGCGCGCCGGGCGTGGACGAGATGCAGCTGGCCGGCTTGATCGCCGCCCAGGTGGCGTTTGCCGTGGAGCGGACGCGCACGGAGGCGCAGGCGAAACGCAGCGAGGCGCGTTTGCGCTTCGCCCTGGACGCGGCGGAGATGGGTACGTGGGACTGGGATCTGTCGACCAACGCGGTCGTCTGGTCCGACAATCTCGAGCGGATCCACGGCCTGCCGCCGGGGACCTTCGACGGCACCTTCGCGAGCTACGAGAAGGAGATCCACCCGGACGACCGCGGCCGCGTGCTCGCCTCGATTCAGCACGCGCTGAACGACGGCGCGCCGCACGAAGTCGAGTACCGGCTGGTCGCGCCGGACGGCACGGTGCGGTGGTGCGAGGGCAAAGGACGCGTCGAGTACCAGGGCGATCGGCCGGCGAGCATGAGCGGCGTCTGCATGATGGTGACGCGCCGCAAGGAAGCGGAGCTCGCGCGACTGGCCGCGGCGGAAGACGCCAGCCGCCATAAGGACGAATTCCTCGCCACGCTCTCGCACGAGCTGCGCACGCCGCTCAATGCCATCCTCGGATGGGTGCAGATGATCGCCGCCGGGCAGCTGTCGCCCGAGCGGACGCGGCAGGCGATCGACGTCATCGCGCGCAACGCCCGGCTGCAGCAGCAGCTGATCGAGGACATCCTCGACGTGTCGCGCATCATCACCGGCAAGCTGCAGATCGAGCGGATCCCGGTCGCCGTGCCGGGGCTGCTCGACACCGTGGTCGCCGGCGCCTCGCCCGACGCGGAGGCGAAGCAGATCGCGTTCGTGCAGCGCGTCGAGCCGGAGCTGCCGCCGATCGAAGGCGATCCCAAGCGGCTGCATCAGATCCTCGGCAACGTGCTCTCGAATGCGATCAAGTTCTCCGCCAGGGGGGGCACGATCGAGCTGACCTGCGGGCAGCGCGACGGATCGCTCGAGATCTCGATCCGCGATCAGGGCGCCGGCATCGCGCCCGAGTTCCTGCCGTACGTCTTCGATCGCTTCCGGCAGGCCGACAGCCGATCGACACGACGGCACGGCGGGCTCGGACTCGGACTGGCGATCGCGCGCCATCTGGTCGAGGAGCATGGCGGCGATATCCGCGCCGACAGCGAGGGGCCCGGCCGCGGCACCACCATCACCATCCGCCTCCCCGTGGGGCTCGCCGACGAGGCGCTTGCCGGCGCGCGGCCGGTGGCCAAGCGCTCGGTCGCCAACGTCAGCCTCGGCGATCTCAAGGTGCTGGTGGTCGACGATCAGCTGGACTCGCGTGAAATGCTCGGCGCCCTGCTCGAATCGCGCGGCGCACGGGTGATCCAGTGCGACAGCGCCGCGGCGGCGCTCAACCAGCTGCCGTCGCAGGCGATCGACCTGGTGATCGCCGACATCGCGATGCCGGGCGTGGACGGCTACGAACTGCTGCAGCGGGTGCGGAAGCAGGGGCATACCATGCCCGCCATCGCCGTCACCGCCTTCGCCCGGCCGGACGATCGCGACCGGGCCCTGGCGGCCGGCTTCACCGCCTATTGCGCCAAGCCGATCGATGCCGCCCAGCTGATCGCGACGGTCCGCGGCCTGGTCGCCGCCACCTGACGTAAAAATCCGCAAAACCGGCGTTCGCCGGCAAACTTCGCCCGGGCTCCATCCGTCCAAGGTCTTGTTACCAAGAAAGTCTGGGTAATGAAGACGCCGAACTCGCTGCTGCACGGGGCGCTCGACGCGCTGATTCTGAAGACGCTCACCCGCGGCCCGAGCCACGGCTACGCGATCGCGCGCCACATCGAAGAGACCACCGGCGATGCCGTCCTGGTCGAAGAAGGCTCCCTTTACCCGGCGTTGTACCGGCTGGATCGGCGCGGCTGGGTCGAGGCCGAATGGGGCGTCTCGGAGCTCGGACGGCGCGCGAAGTTGTACCGGCTCACCGGCGCCGGCCGCCGGCAGCTCGCCGAGGAGACGGCGATGTGGCGGCGGTTCTCGGAAGGCGTGTCGCGGATGCTGCTCCCGCGAGGCTGACGTGAAGCGATCGCTGCGCTCGTGGTTGTGGCGCGTTCCCGTCGAACAGGAAATCGACGAAGAGCTGGACCTGCACGTCGAGATCAAGACCCGCGATCTGATCCAGCGCGGGATGGATCCCGCGGCCGCGCGCGAGCTCGCCCTGAGGCGCCTCGGCGACGTCGCCGCCCTGAAACGCACGCTGGCCGGTCTGGCCAGGAAGAGAGATCGAGAGATGAACGTGACGCTGCGCCTCGAAGAGCTCTGGCACGATCTGACGTTCGCCCTGCGCCAGCTGCGCCACTCGCCCGGGTTCACTGGGGTGGCGGCGCTGACGCTGGCGCTCGGCATCGGCGCCAACAGCGCAATCTTCGCGCTGGTCGACGCCACGCTGCTGCGTCCGCTGCCCTACGCGCAGCCGGATCGGCTCGTCACGTTGTGGGAGACGACGCCGAAGAATCCGCGCAGCTACGTGTCGCCGCTCAACATGCAGG
Protein-coding sequences here:
- a CDS encoding ATP-binding protein produces the protein MATPAASHTAVCLSLTRAIGRSRTVDEIYDATLDALAAGLGIRRASILLFDADGVMRFKAYRGISERYRRAVEGHTPWRPDTRDAEPIVVPDVTKDASLRSYLPVFAAEQIAGLVFIPLVSLDGVIGKFMLYLDRPGAPGVDEMQLAGLIAAQVAFAVERTRTEAQAKRSEARLRFALDAAEMGTWDWDLSTNAVVWSDNLERIHGLPPGTFDGTFASYEKEIHPDDRGRVLASIQHALNDGAPHEVEYRLVAPDGTVRWCEGKGRVEYQGDRPASMSGVCMMVTRRKEAELARLAAAEDASRHKDEFLATLSHELRTPLNAILGWVQMIAAGQLSPERTRQAIDVIARNARLQQQLIEDILDVSRIITGKLQIERIPVAVPGLLDTVVAGASPDAEAKQIAFVQRVEPELPPIEGDPKRLHQILGNVLSNAIKFSARGGTIELTCGQRDGSLEISIRDQGAGIAPEFLPYVFDRFRQADSRSTRRHGGLGLGLAIARHLVEEHGGDIRADSEGPGRGTTITIRLPVGLADEALAGARPVAKRSVANVSLGDLKVLVVDDQLDSREMLGALLESRGARVIQCDSAAAALNQLPSQAIDLVIADIAMPGVDGYELLQRVRKQGHTMPAIAVTAFARPDDRDRALAAGFTAYCAKPIDAAQLIATVRGLVAAT
- a CDS encoding PadR family transcriptional regulator translates to MKTPNSLLHGALDALILKTLTRGPSHGYAIARHIEETTGDAVLVEEGSLYPALYRLDRRGWVEAEWGVSELGRRAKLYRLTGAGRRQLAEETAMWRRFSEGVSRMLLPRG